A region of Microbacterium suwonense DNA encodes the following proteins:
- a CDS encoding AAA family ATPase translates to MTETVTEQITAERFAEQTSRIIASVSSVIDGKPEAVRSALTCLFAEGHLLIEDVPGVGKTMLARALAASVHATVRRIQFTPDLLPGDVTGVAVYDPVAREFEFKRGAVFAHIVIADEINRASPKTQSALLEAMEEGQVTVDGATHPLPQPFLVVATQNPLEMEGTYPLPEAQRDRFMMRISMGYPDAAAETLMLRQRERSNPLAAITPVTDATTVRALIAWTRRVHVAESLEEYAVALAQATRQDPSLHLGASPRATLQLVRAAKVRAALDGREFVVPDDIAELVIPVFAHRLLAARGVHRAGSQPVEAALTQIISRVPVPFADTRR, encoded by the coding sequence ATGACCGAGACCGTCACCGAGCAGATCACTGCCGAACGCTTCGCCGAGCAGACCTCCCGGATCATCGCCTCGGTCTCGTCGGTGATCGACGGGAAGCCGGAGGCGGTGCGCAGCGCCCTGACCTGCCTGTTCGCCGAGGGTCACCTGCTGATCGAGGACGTGCCCGGCGTCGGCAAGACCATGCTCGCCCGCGCGCTTGCCGCGAGCGTACACGCCACGGTGCGCCGCATCCAGTTCACGCCCGACCTGCTGCCGGGCGATGTCACCGGTGTGGCCGTGTACGACCCGGTGGCCCGCGAGTTCGAGTTCAAGCGCGGCGCCGTCTTCGCCCACATCGTCATCGCCGACGAGATCAACCGCGCCTCGCCCAAGACCCAGTCCGCTCTGCTGGAGGCGATGGAGGAGGGGCAGGTCACCGTCGACGGCGCCACGCATCCGCTCCCCCAGCCGTTCCTGGTGGTCGCCACCCAGAATCCGCTGGAGATGGAGGGCACCTATCCGCTGCCCGAGGCCCAGCGCGACCGGTTCATGATGCGCATCTCGATGGGGTACCCGGATGCTGCGGCCGAGACCCTCATGCTGCGCCAGCGTGAGCGATCCAACCCCCTTGCGGCGATCACCCCGGTGACCGACGCGACCACCGTGCGCGCGTTGATCGCCTGGACCCGACGCGTGCACGTCGCCGAGTCCCTCGAGGAGTACGCCGTCGCTCTCGCCCAGGCCACCCGACAGGACCCCAGCCTGCACCTGGGCGCGAGCCCGCGTGCGACGCTGCAGCTGGTGCGCGCGGCGAAGGTGCGCGCTGCTCTGGACGGACGCGAGTTCGTCGTGCCGGACGACATCGCCGAGCTGGTCATCCCGGTCTTCGCCCACCGGCTGCTGGCCGCACGCGGGGTGCACCGTGCCGGCAGCCAGCCGGTGGAGGCGGCGCTGACCCAGATCATCTCGCGCGTGCCGGTCCCGTTCGCCGACACCCGCCGCTGA